A part of Antechinus flavipes isolate AdamAnt ecotype Samford, QLD, Australia chromosome 6, AdamAnt_v2, whole genome shotgun sequence genomic DNA contains:
- the TMEM271 gene encoding transmembrane protein 271 — MKWSVRGACAALSSGLLLACALSAAAVGLKCFSLGSELRGEPFRLGTAAGAFYSGLLLAAGLSLLGSALLCCRPRDESPAGAVPGAGAGPGAVPGALGGPEAEPESGAAEARAVAAIPGSQNFLLLGVLVFMLGVLSAFAGAVIDGDTVSLVERKYSHYCLKPRALGPASAPAPARARSPLDSSENAPAAALAPAPAPAPALAPAPARARSTLDSSASAQCEKLKDYQRGLVISTVFNSLECLLGLVNLLLVKNYKSSQARRGRRSRRRGGRGGRPRGGPGSRQHAPAARQQRRGRRGKRGGRRLLQRPSEGSLFSPDEADLPSPGLSGGGCGGGCGPFPGARHAVSYINVGVFHAFDEAGVEVRCGGHPSVELPGYSPSDPELQVSYPYCCRPPHEDVYPREPGRVS; from the coding sequence ATGAAGTGGAGCGTCCGCGGAGCCTGCGCCGCGCTCTCCTCCGGCCTTCTGCTCGCCTGCGCGCTCAGCGCCGCCGCCGTGGGGCTCAAGTGCTTCTCTCTGGGCTCCGAGCTCCGCGGGGAGCCCTTCCGCCTGGGCACCGCCGCCGGCGCCTTCTACTCTGGGCTGCTCTTGGCCGCCGGCCTGTCTCTGCTCGGCTCCGCCCTGCTCTGCTGCCGGCCCAGGGACGAGAGCCCCGCGGGGGCGGTGCCGGGCGCCGGTGCCGGGCCCGGGGCTGTGCCAGGCGCGCTAGGGGGCCCGGAGGCCGAGCCCGAGAGCGGAGCCGCGGAAGCCAGGGCTGTCGCCGCCATCCCCGGGAGCCAGAACTTCCTCCTGCTCGGAGTCTTGGTCTTTATGCTCGGGGTCTTGAGCGCCTTCGCCGGAGCTGTGATCGACGGCGACACCGTGTCCCTGGTGGAGCGTAAATACTCGCACTACTGCCTGAAGCCGCGGGCCCTCGGCCCGGCCTCGGCCCCGGCCCCCGCGCGAGCTCGCAGCCCTTTGGACAGCTCCGAGAATGCCCCGGCGGCAGCACTGGCCCCGgctccggccccggccccggccctgGCCCCGGCCCCCGCTCGCGCCCGCAGCACCCTGGACAGCTCCGCGTCGGCCCAATGTGAGAAGCTGAAGGACTACCAGCGAGGCCTCGTCATCTCCACCGTCTTCAACTCGCTCGAATGCCTGCTGGGGTTGGTGAACCTGCTCCTCGTCAAGAACTACAAGTCGTCGCAGGCGCGACGGGGCCGGCGGAGCCGGCGGAGGGGCGGCCGGGGCGGGCGGCCCCGCGGCGGCCCGGGCTCCCGCCAGCACGCGCCCGCAGCCCGGCAGCAGCGGCGGGGCCGGCGAGGCAAGCGGGGCGGGCGGCGGCTGCTGCAGCGGCCCAGCGAAGGCTCCCTCTTCTCCCCGGACGAGGCCGACCTCCCCTCCCCGGGCCTTAGTGGCGGCGGCTGCGGCGGCGGCTGCGGCCCCTTCCCCGGGGCGCGCCACGCCGTCTCCTACATCAACGTGGGCGTCTTCCACGCGTTCGACGAGGCGGGCGTGGAGGTGCGCTGCGGGGGACACCCCTCGGTGGAGCTGCCCGGCTACTCTCCCTCAGACCCGGAGCTCCAAGTCTCCTACCCGTACTGCTGCCGGCCCCCCCACGAGGACGTCTATCCCCGGGAACCCGGCAGGGTCAGCTGA